The sequence TTATCCCCGACATCCTTCACTTCAACGACTGGCAGTGCGGCCCCGCCATCGCGCTGCTCAAAGAGGAATACCGCCATCATCCGGCCTATCGACGGATCGCCAGTGTGTTGACAGTGCACAATCTGGAATACCAAGGCCATTTTGGTCGTGACATCCTCCGGTTCATCGGGTTGCGCCAGGACCTCTTCCGCCCCGATGCCCTGGAGTTCTATGGTCAGGTGAACTACATGAAGGCCGGGCTGGTCTTCGCCGATCTGATCAACACGGTCAGCCGCACCTATGCCGAGGAGATCCAGACGGGCGAATACGGCTGGGGTCTCGAGGGGCTGCTGCGGCTCCGCCACTCCGATCTCTTTGGGATCGTCAACGGCATCGACGTGGAGGTCTACGATCCGGCGACAGATCCCCACATTCCCCATCACTATTCAGCAGACAACATGGACGGCAAAAAGCGGAACAAAGCGGAACTGCAGCGGCAGTTTGGCTTGCCTGTGTCAGACGCGCCGCTGTTGGGTCTGGTCCACCGCCTCGTCGATCAAAAAGGGATCGATCTCTTCGAGGGGATCGAGGAGGCCTTGTTCCAGGAGGAACTCCAACTGGTCGTGGTGGGGCAGGGAGACCCCCGCTATGAGGGTCTTTTCCGGCGGTTGAAGCAGCACTTTCCGGAGAAGGTGGGCCTCTTTATCGGCTTTGATTCGCCGCTGGCCCAGCGCGTCTATGCCGGCAGCGATTTTTTCCTGATGCCGTCGCGTTTTGAACCTTGCGGTCTGGGCCAACTGATCGCCTTCCGTTACGGCGCGATTCCCATCGTCCGCTCGACAGGGGGGTTGGCCGACACGGTTACGGACGCACGCTTCCCCAATGGAAACGGAGTAGTCTTTGAAACCTATCAGCCCGATCACTTTCTAGAGGCCATCCGCAGGGGCCTCGATCTGTACCGTCAGAAAGAGCGCTGGCAGCAGCTGGTTTCCAGGGTAATGCGGCTCGACCACTCCTGGCGGAGATCGGCCGATGAGTACATGCAACTCTATGGGCGGGCGCGACGAAAGGTGAATCCGGAACTGTAGTTGCGATAGGCCTAACCTTGTCCATACACTCGATCGAAGGTATACTTGAACTTGAGATTGATTTCCAGGGGGAGGTTGGGCATGCGTTATCAGGTCTTGGGTACGACCATGCAGGCATTGAATATCGACTTGGAACCGGGTGAGCGCATTTATACGGAATCGGGCGCTATGACATGGATGTCGTCCAATGTTCGCATGGACACAAACTTCAAAGGCGGCTTGTTCAAGTCTCTCGGTCGCGCCCTTTCCGGGGAATCGCTGACCTACACCTTCTTTGAAGCGATGGGGGGACCGGCTAACATCGGCTTCACCCCCTCCGCGCCGGGGAAGGTGTTGCCCGTTGAACTCGAGCGCGGCTACGAACTGATCTGCCAGCGCGATTCCTTTTTGTGCGCTCAGGAATCGGTGGAGATGAGCATCTTCTTCCAGCGTAAACTCGGCGCCGGTTTTTTCGGCGGAGAGGGATTCATCATGCAAAAGCTCTCCGGTAGTGGCATGGCTTTTGTTGAGATTGACGGCGAAGTCGTCGAAAAAAAGCTGGCTCCCGGCGAGCGGCTGATGGTTGACACGGGGCATGTTGCGATGATTGAATCCACTGTCTCGATGGATATTCAGATGGTCAAAGGCGTTAAAAACGCCATTTTTGGCGGGGAAGGACTGTTTTTGACCAGCCTGACCGGCCCCGGTCGCGTGTGGATCCAGACGCTCACCCTCGCCAACTTGGCAGGCCGGATATTGGCCCACGCCGGGAAACGGGAATCATCAGGCGGTATTGGCAGCTTGACCGATTTCTTTGATGATTAATTTAGATTTGTTTTGACAGAGTTATACAGAGATTCGCGCGATGCGGAAGGATAAAGCCGAACCATGTCGAAATTAAGCATCAAGGTATGTCATTTTAAATGCCCGCGAGGTGAAGAACCCAACGATGCTGGCGATAATCGGTTTTATTCTGATCGTAAGCGCATTACTGCTGGGGCTCTGGTGGTTCTTTTTGCAAGGGACGCCCTTTGGCCAACTGCCGTTGATGGTGGTCGGATGCGCCCTCATGTGGTTGATCGCCCTCAGCTTTCCCCAGATCACCCTATTGCCCAGCCCCTACCTTTTTCTGGTTGGGGGCGGG is a genomic window of Heliomicrobium undosum containing:
- a CDS encoding glycogen synthase, which encodes MTEQPLKVLFVSAEVVPFAKAGGLADVAGSLPRALASLGVDVRVAMPRHGQIPRGAYVTDYMVEVDARKETAVIREGRIEALPGGKPVPVYFIDNYQYFGRENIYGYSDDGERWGFFSRALLEMLEPIDFIPDILHFNDWQCGPAIALLKEEYRHHPAYRRIASVLTVHNLEYQGHFGRDILRFIGLRQDLFRPDALEFYGQVNYMKAGLVFADLINTVSRTYAEEIQTGEYGWGLEGLLRLRHSDLFGIVNGIDVEVYDPATDPHIPHHYSADNMDGKKRNKAELQRQFGLPVSDAPLLGLVHRLVDQKGIDLFEGIEEALFQEELQLVVVGQGDPRYEGLFRRLKQHFPEKVGLFIGFDSPLAQRVYAGSDFFLMPSRFEPCGLGQLIAFRYGAIPIVRSTGGLADTVTDARFPNGNGVVFETYQPDHFLEAIRRGLDLYRQKERWQQLVSRVMRLDHSWRRSADEYMQLYGRARRKVNPEL
- a CDS encoding TIGR00266 family protein, which produces MRYQVLGTTMQALNIDLEPGERIYTESGAMTWMSSNVRMDTNFKGGLFKSLGRALSGESLTYTFFEAMGGPANIGFTPSAPGKVLPVELERGYELICQRDSFLCAQESVEMSIFFQRKLGAGFFGGEGFIMQKLSGSGMAFVEIDGEVVEKKLAPGERLMVDTGHVAMIESTVSMDIQMVKGVKNAIFGGEGLFLTSLTGPGRVWIQTLTLANLAGRILAHAGKRESSGGIGSLTDFFDD